Proteins encoded within one genomic window of Erinaceus europaeus chromosome 13, mEriEur2.1, whole genome shotgun sequence:
- the MIIP gene encoding migration and invasion-inhibitory protein, whose product MRETPDAVRLRLLSLALLRQLRAGQEAVRRSVTRAAPQSGPDPSGSSSGRSSDTSSPPDTTSTPLGSSSSRDAPPRNPRNPRDLSAAPPARCPRQAARGHPRPRIEAWLRTRDSEHPQLSAAPGTWDPEHPQLSAASGIWDPEHPQLSEASDTWDPEHPQLLAGPGTWDPEHPQLSAGPGTWDSEHPQLSAASGTWDSEHPQLSEASGTRDPEHPQLSEASGSSGPRETQAGSSVPGQQSNRPQRVTFHQESLVPEKSWRLRPFLGYDWIAGTLDNKSTMSDQPDAFFSDLRQFREANQEECVASDSEPLFSSLPGSSEVDRDHECLYCYRVNRRLFLVPVDPSSPCRLCKVPRGQRGPESMAQPAQVRVSLPLSALDPPHRYRIHRRKSFDASNTLALPRHCLLGWDILPPKPERSSAPKSLDLWSSVPSEAQHRKLPAALPSCLALSDRVPHPTPTWSETQAPVPCARRLKP is encoded by the exons ATGCGGGAGACCCCGGACGCCGTGCGGCTGCGGCTGCTCAGCCTGGCGCTTCTGCGGCAGCTGCGGGCCGGGCAGGAGGCGGTGCGGCGCTCGGTCACCAGGGCGGCACCGCAG TCTGGCCCGGATCCCAGCGGCAGCAGCAGCGGCCGCAGCTCGGACACCTCGTCTCCCCCAGACACGACCTCCACGCCCCTGGGAAGCTCCTCGTCGCGGGATGCGCCCCCCCGAAACCCCCGAAACCCCCGGGACCTGAGCGCTGCGCCCCCCGCCCGGTGCCCACGCCAGGCGGCCCGGGGTCACCCGAGGCCCCGGATCGAAGCCTGGCTCCGCACCCGGGACTCGGAGCACCCGCAGCTGTCGGCAGCACCGGGCACCTGGGACCCCGAGCACCCGCAGCTGTCGGCGGCATCGGGCATCTGGGACCCCGAGCACCCGCAGCTCTCGGAGGCATCGGACACCTGGGACCCCGAGCACCCGCAGCTGTTGGCGGGGCCGGGCACCTGGGATCCTGAGCACCCGCAGCTGTCGGCGGGGCCGGGCACCTGGGACTCCGAGCACCCGCAGCTGTCAGCAGCATCAGGCACCTGGGACTCGGAGCACCCGCAGCTTTCGGAGGCGTCGGGCACCCGGGACCCCGAGCACCCGCAGCTCTCGGAGGCGTCGGGCAGTTCGGGGCCCCGGGAGACACAagccgggagctccgtccccggcCAGCAGAGCAACCGGCCCCAG AGAGTGACGTTCCATCAGGAGTCTCTGGTGCCTGAGAAGAGTTGGCGTCTCCGACCGTTCCTGGGCTATGACTGGATTGCAG GAACCCTGGACAACAAGTCTACCATGAGCGACCAGCCTGACGCATTCTTCTCGGATCTGCGGCAGTTCCGGGAGGCCAACCAGGAGGAGTGTGTCGCCAGTGACAGCGA ACCCCTCTTCAGCAGCCTGCCCGGGAGCAGCGAGGTCGACAGAGACCATGAAT GCTTGTACTGTTATCGTGTCAACCGGCGATTGTTCCTGGTGCCTGTGGATCCCAGCTCGCCCTGCCGCCTGTGCAAGGTCCCCCGGGGCCAGCGGGGCCCAGAGAGCATGGCGCAGCCCGCGCAGGTCAG GGTGAGCCTCCCCCTGTCAGCCCTGGACCCCCCCCACCGGTACCGCATCCACCGGAGGAAGAGCTTTGACGCCTCCAACACGCTGGCCCTACCCCGG CACTGCCTGCTGGGCTGGGACATTCTCCCTCCAAAGCCAGAGAGAAGCTCGGCCCCCAAGAGCCTGGACCTCTGGTCATCAGTCCCCTCGGAGGCCCAGCACAGGAAGCTGCCAGCTGCTCTGCCCTCCTGCTTG GCCTTGTCTGATCGGGTCCCACACCCTACTCCAACCTGGTCAGAAACCCAggcccctgtgccctgtgcccgcCGGCTAAAGCCCTGA